The following are encoded together in the Lactuca sativa cultivar Salinas chromosome 1, Lsat_Salinas_v11, whole genome shotgun sequence genome:
- the LOC111915186 gene encoding G-type lectin S-receptor-like serine/threonine-protein kinase At4g27290: MSACFWVFTTLYLYTSNASPITGISSSKTIESLATNQQLYDGETLVSPDQRFELGFFCPSNPCKDVKFLGIWYKNIAPTTVVWVANRKRPIRRTSSGVHLMLDDYGVFVIQDGSKRVIWRSPPKNYSPSVGRKPVLQLLQSGNLVVRDCDINLSCGGYIWESFNHPSDTLLPGMELSLDYGSRLRYRAITSWRKKDDPSDGDFKFGFDRSVQAPQLVLTKENGVRLSRWGPWDGQKFSGMNSLMDNPILSPTLRFDNDQVSLKFEALNRSILLRLVLSPLGSLQFLWWKSKNEGWITILTLNKDNCDRIGSCGPYGICYSDDPSCRCLEEGFMAISSVDWCGFECSSGCKRKNDLNCTAGDGFLKYEQMKLPDNSSVWGALSINECENKCAKECSCMAYTSLNMYGNGSIICVVWLNDLIDLRTVHGGGNDIYIRMSHIELDSIIHKTKRKKVIWVASIVLLSTIITCALLLIIIVRYFTMLKRSKTRALEQEQSPLTEFGGSQEEDSDCRVFELDEIATATNNFCTSNEIGSGGFGRVYKGELPRGEEVAVKRLAESSWQGIREFKNEVTLIAKLQHRNLVKLLGYCIEGNERILVYEYLSNHSLDHIIFDQFKKRLLMWDNRFKIIKGVAKGLLYLHDDSRLRVIHRDLKASNILLDSEMNPKISDFGLARILASEKGETTNRVIGTHGYMSPEYIMNGHFSTKSDVYSFGVLALEIISGKKNWGFQHPDHNLNLLGHAWKLWTEGRSSELMEPVLGDSIIQEDEIVKCIHIGLLCVQKQPEDRLTMSEVVNILQGEHCINVRQPDEPGFFAGRSMMGLGFSTTAERNLESVNEVTMTTISGR, encoded by the exons ATGTCTGCTTGTTTTTGGGTATTCACAACCCTCTACTTATACACATCAAATGCTTCTCCGATCACCGGTATTTCCAGTTCAAAAACCATCGAGAGCCTCGCTACAAATCAACAACTCTATGATGGGGAAACCTTAGTTTCTCCAGATCAGCGATTTGAATTAGGTTTTTTCTGCCCTTCAAATCCATGCAAAGATGTAAAATTCTTGGGAATTTGGTACAAAAACATAGCACCGACTACTGTTGTTTGGGTAGCCAATCGGAAAAGGCCAATTCGAAGAACATCTTCAGGTGTACATTTGATGCTAGACGATTATGGGGTTTTTGTTATTCAAGATGGTAGTAAGCGAGTCATCTGGAGGAGCCCTCCCAAGAATTACTCTCCATCTGTGGGTCGAAAACCAGTTTTGCAGCTTCTGCAATCTGGAAATCTTGTGGTTAGAGATTGTGATATTAATCTTTCATGTGGTGGATACATCTGGGAAAGCTTTAATCATCCAAGTGATACATTATTACCAGGAATGGAGCTCAGTCTGGATTATGGATCTAGGCTTAGATATCGTGCAATCACTTCATGGAGAAAGAAAGATGATCCATCTGATGGCGATTTTAAGTTTGGGTTCGACAGATCAGTTCAAGCTCCCCAATTGGTGCTCACGAAAGAGAATGGGGTTCGACTCTCAAGATGGGGTCCATGGGATGGCCAAAAGTTCAGTGGTATGAACTCGTTAATGGATAATCCAATTTTGTCACCCACATTGAGGTTTGATAATGACCAAGTTTCTTTGAAATTTGAGGCATTAAACCGGTCGATCTTATTGAGGTTGGTGTTAAGTCCACTAGGGAGTCTGCAGTTCTTGTGGTGGAAGAGTAAAAACGAAGGTTGGATAACAATTCTGACTCTAAATAAAGATAACTGTGATCGAATTGGATCATGTGGACCTTATGGTATATGTTATAGTGATGATCCAAGTTGTAGATGCTTGGAAGAAGGATTCATGGCGATTTCGTCAGTGGATTGGTGTGGATTTGAGTGCTCAAGTGGATGCAAGAGAAAAAATGATCTGAATTGCACTGCAGGAGATGGGTTTCTGAAGTATGAACAAATGAAGCTGCCTGATAATTCATCTGTTTGGGGTGCTTTAAGCATCAATGAATGTGAAAATAAGTGTGCAAAGGAATGCAGTTGTATGGCATACACTAGCTTGAACATGTATGGAAATGGGAGTATTATTTGTGTGGTTTGGCTTAATGATCTTATTGATCTGCGAACAGTTCATGGAGGTGGAAACGATATTTACATACGCATGTCACACATCGAGCTAG ATTCCATCATCCACAAGACGAAGAGGAAGAAAGTAATATGGGTTGCCTCTATTGTTCTCTTGTCAACAATTATTACTTGTGCACTTCTACTTATTATCATAGTTCGATATTTTACTATGCTAAAAAGATCAAAGACAAGAG CATTGGAACAGGAACAAAGTCCATTGACAGAATTTGGAGGATCTCAAGAGGAAGATTCAGATTGTCGTGTCTTTGAATTGGATGAAATTGCCACTGCAACTAATAACTTCTGTACCTCTAATGAGATTGGCTCAGGAGGTTTTGGAAGGGTCTATAAG GGTGAATTACCAAGAGGAGAAGAAGTAGCTGTGAAGAGACTAGCCGAGAGTTCTTGGCAAGGCATTcgggaattcaagaatgaagttaCTTTAATAGCAAAGCTTCAACATCGGAATCTTGTGAAGCTCTTGGGATATTGCATTGAAGGAAATGAAAGAATACTAGTATATGAATACCTGTCAAACCACAGCCTAGATCATATCATTTTTG ATCAATTCAAGAAAAGACTCCTGATGTGGGACAATCGTTTCAAGATTATCAAGGGAGTAGCAAAAGGACTTTTATATCTCCATGATGATTCTAGGCTAAGAGTAATTCACCGTGATCTAAAAGCAAGTAATATTCTGCTTGATAGTGAAATGAACCCCAAGATTTCTGACTTTGGATTGGCAAGAATTCTTGCAAGTGAGAAAGGGGAAACGACAAACCGAGTAATTGGAACACA TGGTTATATGTCTCCAGAATACATAATGAATGGCCATTTTTCTACCAAGTCTGATGTTTACAGCTTTGGTGTTTTGGCGTTGGAGATAATAAGTGGGAAAAAGAATTGGGGATTTCAGCATCCTGACCATAACTTGAACCTGTTAGGTCAT GCATGGAAGTTGTGGACTGAAGGAAGGTCCTCAGAACTGATGGAACCTGTATTAGGTGACTCAATCATTCAGGAAGATGAGATTGTAAAGTGTATACATATTGGATTGTTATGTGTCCAAAAACAGCCTGAAGATCGGCTTACAATGTCTGAAGTGGTCAACATACTACAAGGTGAACATTGTATTAATGTGCGCCAACCAGATGAACCTGGTTTTTTTGCAGGAAGGTCTATGATGGGACTAGGTTTTTCTACAACTGCAGAAAGAAATCTTGAAAGTGTAAATGAGGTAACGATGACAACTATAAGTGGAAGATAG
- the LOC111915224 gene encoding GTPase-activating protein GYP2 produces the protein MLLSLLSKRTLNADSRDAYGFTVRPQYLDTFKEFDSIYKKEEEERATKWRSFLEQQEELVRLNSSIKKPDDAEVTEENTNHVLESTQKEGDVLSDKKPTEDNNNNNNNNQTENVPEKVVSEAAKPAKKHALQNWTDVRTSLNTMEDMMCHRVNNPQKHVQEEGVGPSTEESTTDDEKPNPVFPWKELESLVRGGVPRELRGEVWQAFVGVKARRVERYYQNLLEIGEAGNKQLHDQIKSNPERLGEKGDKAAVPEKCKKQIEKDLPRTFPGHPALNEEGRDSLRRLLLAYARHNPDVGYCQAMNFFAAMLLLMMPEENAFWTLVGMIDDYFDGYFTTDMIESQVDQLVFEDLMRERYPKLVNHFNMLGVEMGWICGPWFLSIFVNMIPWESVLRVWDVILFEGNRAMLLRTALALMELYGPDLCTTRDAGDAITSMQSLVSSTFDSSNLVVTACISFSYVTEDTLQQLREKHRPDVIAAVEERKRGDAIRKDPKGLATKLYSFKHEPKPLVRQPSMKQGLTNDNTNLNTAPKPDDSLNIAAMTTEVDSLPDFQDQVVWLKAQLCSMLDDKRSATIRAEELEIALMEMAKEDNRRELTAKIEHMEREVNELHQLLADKKEQEKKMLEVLMRVEQEQKVAEDARKSAEQDAAAQRYLVNVLERKYEEAVYTLAQMEKRVVMAESTLEATMQYNSGQVKAVQPTGLIRPESNTAGRRPGILSFGLGWRDRNKAKAVGESKSSTEVSDATKAASETNGYQEPEK, from the exons ATGTTGTTATCCTTGCTGAGTAAGAGAACATTAAATGCAGATTCCAG GGATGCATATGGATTTACTGTGAGACCTCAGTACCTTGACACGTTCAAAGAGTTTGATAGTATCTATAAG AAGGAGGAAGAAGAAAGGGCAACAAAATGGAGGTCCTTTCTCGAGCAGCAAGAAGAGCTTGTTCGATTGAACTCGAGCATCAAAAAACCTGATGATGCTGAGGTTACAGAAGAGAACACCAATCATGTCTTGGAATCAACTCAAAAAGAGGGAGATGTTTTAAGTGACAAGAAGCCAACagaagataataataataataacaacaacaatcaaACAGAAAATGTTCCTGAAAAAGTTGTCTCAGAGGCAGCAAAACCAGCAAAGAAGCATGCCTTGCAAAACTGGACAGATGTCAGAACATCTCTCAACACCATGGAAGATATGATGTGTCATCGTGTCAACAATCCTCAAAAACATGTTCAAGAGGAGGGAGTGGGACCCTCCACAGAGGAGTCAACAACAGATGATGAAAAACCAAATCCTGTATTTCCATGGAAAGAACTTGAGTCACTTGTTCGTGGTGGTGTGCCTAGAGAACTTAGAGGAGAG GTATGGCAAGCTTTTGTTGGTGTGAAAGCACGTAGGGTGGAGAGATACTACCAGAATTTGTTGGAGATAGGAGAAGCTGGAAACAAACAATTGCATGATCAGATCAAATCAAATCCAGAAAGATTAGGGGAAAAAGGAGACAAGGCAGCTGTGCCTGAAAAATGTAAAAAACAGATTGAAAAG GATTTACCAAGAACATTTCCAGGTCATCCTGCATTAAATGAAGAGGGCAGGGACTCCTTGAGACGTTTACTTTTAGCATATGCTCGCCATAACCCTGATGTTGGATATTGCCAG GCAATGAATTTTTTTGCTGCAATGTTACTACTAATGATGCCTGAAGAAAATGCCTTTTG GACTTTGGTGGGCATGATTGATGATTACTTTGATGGATACTTCACCACAGACATGATCGAATCCCAG GTGGATCAACTTGTTTTTGAAGATTTAATGCGTGAACGATATCCTAAACTAG TCAATCATTTTAATATGTTGGGAGTTGAAATGGGTTGGATTTGTGGACCATGGTTTCTTTCCATCTTTGTAAACATGATCCCATGGGAAAGTG TTCTTCGTGTTTGGGATGTAATTTTATTCGAAGGAAATCGTGCAATGTTACTACGAACTGCATTGGCTTTAATGGAGCTATATG GTCCTGATTTATGTACAACAAGAGATGCAGGAGATGCAATCACTTCAATGCAATCACTTGTCAGTTCAACATTTGATAGCAGCAATCTAGTTGTGACTGCTTGCATAAGTTTCTCATATGTAACAGAAGATACATTACAACAACTTAGAGAGAAACACAGACCTGATGTGATTGCAGCAGTTGAAGAAAGAAAAAGAGGAGATGCTATAAGGAAAGATCCAAAAGGACTTGCTACTAAATTATACAGTTTCAAACATGAACCTAAACCACTTGTACGCCAACCTAGTATGAAACAAGGATTAACAAATGACAACACAAATTTGAACACTGCTCCTAAACCTGATGACTCTCTTAATATTGCTGCCATGACTACAGAAGTTGACTCTCTTCCTGATTTTCAAGATCAG gtTGTATGGTTGAAGGCTCAGTTGTGTTCAATGCTGGATGACAAGAGATCTGCTACAATAAG AGCTGAGGAGTTGGAGATAGCACTCATGGAGATGGCTAAAGAAGATAATAGGCGTGAATTGACAGCAAAG ATTGAGCATATGGAACGAGAGGTTAATGAGTTGCACCAACTTCTTGCTGATAAGAAAGAACAAGAGAAGAAAATGCTTGag GTTTTAATGCGAGTTGAGCAAGAACAGAAGGTGGCAGAAGATGCTCGTAAATCTGCAGAACAAGATGCAGCTGCTCAGAGATATTTAGTGAATGTACTTGAG AGGAAGTATGAAGAAGCTGTGTATACTCTTGCTCAAATGGAAAAGAGAGTTGTAATGGCGGAATCTACTTTAGAGGCAACAATGCAATACAATTCTGGCCAAGTCAAAGCAGTACAACCAACAGG GTTAATTCGTCCGGAATCTAACACAGCTGGAAGAAGGCCAGGGATACTTTCATTTGGACTTGGTTGGCGTGACAGGAACAAG GCAAAAGCTGTGGGAGAAAGTAAAAGCAGCACCGAGGTATCAGATGCAACAAAAGCTGCATCTGAAACCAATGGTTACCAAGAACCAGAAAAATAG
- the LOC111915182 gene encoding uncharacterized protein LOC111915182 — protein MSDGWRDSVVQKDIINFLVNSPRGSFFMKSMDVSEVSKDANLLFGILDDMVGEVGEENVIQAITDNASAYVKAGKLLEAKRPHLYWTPYAAHCIDLMLEDIGKQIPKVKSSLKRCMLANGYIYNHVPVVNMMRNFTKQRNLHRPAITRFATSFITLSQFHKQKDNLRKMVLSKDWEKSKWVKANDPIANKIKGYFISDSFWRNILYSLKLTGPLVKVLRMVDGEKKPVMGYIYEAMDQAKETIQKSFLNKKEEYKKAFQIIDQRWECQLHRPLHAAGHYLNPRIFYDNKINASYEEVMTRLYVCIERLVRDSSIQDKITTELATYQNAEALFSNKMLGGGYHMDLQPLTCKTLLYVCLASHVVQQVVKETGESFNIFTQKKQNRLAQSRLNDMVYVKFNHSLNCRTNRKDNVDPILLNEIDESNEWLLGRLEEDKDDNLVFEGEDLTWDVVEKASGVNEPFYATRASRDDRGKGIVGSSGLGLVDEEIEEDIDMSDDEEGDMDMELGFDFDDD, from the exons ATGTCTGATGGGTGGCGTGATTCAGTCGTGCAAAAAGATATAATCAACTTTTTGGTGAATTCTCCACGTGGATCTTTCTTCATGAAATCCATGGATGTATCCGAAGTTTCAAAGGATGCAAACCTGTTGTTTGGCATTCTTGATGACATGGTTGGGGAGGTGGGAGAGGAAAATGTTATACAAGCTATCACAGATAACGCTTCGGCTTATGTTAAAGCAG GAAAGTTATTGGAAGCCAAAAGACCACACCTCTATTGGACTCCATATGCGGCGCATTGTATTGATCTTATGTTAGAGGACATTGGCAAGCAAATCCCTAAGGTGAAAAGTTCTTTGAAGAGATGTATGCTGGCAAATGGGTACATATATAACCATGTTCCTGTTGTAAACATGATGAGGAACTTTACCAAGCAAAGAAACTTGCATAGACCTGCTATTACCCG GTTTGCAACATCATTCATTACTTTGTCGCAATTTCATAAGCAAAAAGACAATttaagaaaaatggttttgtcaAAAGACTGGGAAAAAAGCAAGTGGGTTAAGGCTAATGACCCAATAGCAAACAAGATTAAAGGTTATTTTATATCAGACTCGTTTTGGAGAAATATTCTATATTCTCTTAAGTTGACTGGACCGCTTGTTAAGGTCCTTAGAATGGTGGATGGGGAAAAAAAGCCAGTTATGGGTTACATTTATGAGGCGATGGATCAAGCCAAGGAGACTATTCAGAAATCGTTTCTCAACAAAAAAGAGGAGTACAAGAAAGCTTTTCAGATTATTGATCAAAGGTGGGAATGTCAACTTCACCGACCCTTGCATGCAGCTGGACATTACTTAAATCCTAGAATCTTTTATGATAACAAAATTAACGCTtcttatgaagaagttatgactagaTTATATGTTTGCATTGAGAGATTGGTTCGAGATTCTAGTATCCAAGACAAGATAACCACCGAATTAGCTACATATCAAAATGCAGAAGCTTTATTTAGTAATAAAATG CTGGGTGGTGGATATCATATGGATCTTCAACCCCTAACTTGCAAAACTTTGTTGTACGTGTGCTTAGCCTCACATGTAGTGCAACAAGTTGTGAAAGAAACCGGGGAGTCTTTCAACAT CTTCACACAAAAAAAACAGAATAGATTGGCACAGAGTAGACTaaatgatatggtttatgtgaAGTTCAATCATTCCTTGAATTGTAGAACCAATAGAAAGGACAATGTTGATCCTATCCTTCTGAATGAAATAGATGAGAGCAATGAGTGGTTGTTAGGGAGATTAGAGGAGGATAAAGATGATAATTTAGTGTTTGAGGGTGAAGATTTGACTTGGGATGTTGTGGAAAAAGCCTCAGGGGTAAATGAGCCTTTTTATGCAACTAGAGCATCAAGAGATGATAGAGGAAAAGGAATAGTTGGATCTAGTGGACTTGGGTTGGTTGATGAAGAGATAGAAGAAGATATCGACATGTCTGATGATGAGGAGGGAGATATGGATATGGAGCTTGGGTTTGACTTTGATGATGATTGA
- the LOC111915184 gene encoding uncharacterized protein LOC111915184 isoform X1, whose translation MESSSGGVIVSKGMQNPFTLKVGKVFTGFGVGCGAGIGVGRPINLGNCSSSMLLNNTMKFGGIFKPTEGENHDTSAIPVLNQVMGAARGATDIFSGVGRHANNSLNKVGAKNIKVGIGCGVGFGHGFGVGLGIKPWVLQQIQTSLVQTATKLMMKFGMTPNLSSVTGGMFPQSLQLQSGSKTKTITTTMTQENVSSKPPLTSSYANHTEKVINNFLKNPLLEGEAKNQVGPLHSKEEVIELVLKQQLALEKLKEENEKLREILVEDLKVSPDKFKVKVNGYYSGTNTYTCNDCLECRRRQRRDRRK comes from the exons ATGGAAAGTAGTAGCGGAGGCGTAATTGTATCAAAAGGGATGCAGAATCCATTTACTTTGAAGGTGGGTAAAGTATTCACTGGATTTGGCGTCGGCTGTGGTGCTGGTATCGGCGTTGGCAGACCTATAAATCTAGGTAATTGCTCTTCATCTATGTTGCTCAATAACACGATGAAATTTGGGGGAATTTTTAAACCTACAGAGGGGGAAAACCATGATACTA GTGCAATACCAGTATTAAATCAAGTAATGGGTGCTGCTAGAGGAGCAACAGATATTTTTTCGGGTGTTGGAAGACATGCCAACAACTCT TTGAATAAGGTGGGAGCAAAAAACATTAAAGTAGGCATTGGGTGTGGAGTTGGTTTTGGCCATGGTTTTGGAGTTG GTCTTGGTATAAAGCCTTGGGTGTTACAGCAAATACAAACAAGCCTTGTA CAAACAGCTACAAAGTTGATGATGAAATTTGGAATGACACCCAACTTATCAAGTGTTACTGGAGGCATGTTTCCCCAATCATTACAATTACAAAGTGGTAGTAAGACTAAGACCATAACCACAACTATGACACAAGAAAATGTGTCATCAAAACCTCCATTGACTTCATCATATGCGAATCATACAGAAAAGGTTATCAACAACTTCTTGAAAAATCCTCTTCTAGAAGGTGAAGCGAAGAATCAG GTGGGTCCCTTGCATTCTAAGGAGGAGGTCATTGAATTG GTTTTAAAACAACAACTTGCTCTTGAGAAGCTTAAAGAAGAAAATGAGAAGCTTCGGGAAATATTAGTGGAAGACTTGAAAGTTTCACCTGAtaagtttaaagtcaaagtcaatgggtACTATTCAGGTACAAATACGTATACATGTAATGATTGTTTGGAGTGTCGAAGGAGACAAAGAAGGGATAGGAGAAAGTAA
- the LOC111915184 gene encoding uncharacterized protein LOC111915184 isoform X2 has translation MESSSGGVIVSKGMQNPFTLKVGKVFTGFGVGCGAGIGVGRPINLGAIPVLNQVMGAARGATDIFSGVGRHANNSLNKVGAKNIKVGIGCGVGFGHGFGVGLGIKPWVLQQIQTSLVQTATKLMMKFGMTPNLSSVTGGMFPQSLQLQSGSKTKTITTTMTQENVSSKPPLTSSYANHTEKVINNFLKNPLLEGEAKNQVGPLHSKEEVIELVLKQQLALEKLKEENEKLREILVEDLKVSPDKFKVKVNGYYSGTNTYTCNDCLECRRRQRRDRRK, from the exons ATGGAAAGTAGTAGCGGAGGCGTAATTGTATCAAAAGGGATGCAGAATCCATTTACTTTGAAGGTGGGTAAAGTATTCACTGGATTTGGCGTCGGCTGTGGTGCTGGTATCGGCGTTGGCAGACCTATAAATCTAG GTGCAATACCAGTATTAAATCAAGTAATGGGTGCTGCTAGAGGAGCAACAGATATTTTTTCGGGTGTTGGAAGACATGCCAACAACTCT TTGAATAAGGTGGGAGCAAAAAACATTAAAGTAGGCATTGGGTGTGGAGTTGGTTTTGGCCATGGTTTTGGAGTTG GTCTTGGTATAAAGCCTTGGGTGTTACAGCAAATACAAACAAGCCTTGTA CAAACAGCTACAAAGTTGATGATGAAATTTGGAATGACACCCAACTTATCAAGTGTTACTGGAGGCATGTTTCCCCAATCATTACAATTACAAAGTGGTAGTAAGACTAAGACCATAACCACAACTATGACACAAGAAAATGTGTCATCAAAACCTCCATTGACTTCATCATATGCGAATCATACAGAAAAGGTTATCAACAACTTCTTGAAAAATCCTCTTCTAGAAGGTGAAGCGAAGAATCAG GTGGGTCCCTTGCATTCTAAGGAGGAGGTCATTGAATTG GTTTTAAAACAACAACTTGCTCTTGAGAAGCTTAAAGAAGAAAATGAGAAGCTTCGGGAAATATTAGTGGAAGACTTGAAAGTTTCACCTGAtaagtttaaagtcaaagtcaatgggtACTATTCAGGTACAAATACGTATACATGTAATGATTGTTTGGAGTGTCGAAGGAGACAAAGAAGGGATAGGAGAAAGTAA
- the LOC111915185 gene encoding uncharacterized protein LOC111915185, with protein sequence MDELKTAMNGHMDQMQELVEKISSELRIGMQPAMDNFIGFFHAIDWKEPWLVGLMVFHFVTLIIILTSRKNINFQMSLFLLSLAGVYLAERLNTVLSDNWKSFAGQNYFDRNGVFLSVLWSGPLLVFSLIILVNTLFSLCQLMVKWKRAELRHRAKLSTTKQD encoded by the exons ATGGATGAGCTAAAGACAGCTATGAATGGGCACATGGATCAAATGCAAGAACTTGTTGAGAAAATTTCATCTGAGCTTCGAATTGGAATGCAACCAGCAATGGATAACTTCATTGGCTTCTTTCATGCCATTGATTGGAAG GAACCATGGTTAGTGGGGTTGATGGTGTTCCACTTTGTGACACTTATAATAATCCTCACTTCAAGGAAGAATATCAACTTTCAGATGTCCCTTTTCCTTCTGTCAT TGGCTGGTGTGTATCTTGCTGAAAGACTAAACACAGTTTTGAGTGATAACTGGAAAAGCTTTGCTGGTCAAAATTATTTTGACCGCAATGGAGTCTTCCTCTCTGTGCTCTGGTCTGGTCCTCTTCTTGTTTTCTCATTGATCATTCTG GTGAACACTCTGTTTTCTTTATGTCAACTTATGGTGAAGTGGAAAAGAGCAGAACTCAGGCACCGAGCTAAACTTTCGACCACCAAACAGGATTGA
- the LOC111915183 gene encoding thylakoid membrane protein TERC, chloroplastic: MKLASIIQNGMHHPLKFDLGVGLLRFTPVSTSTRYPKWVHLQITHFPNRSFSSGVCRNRWTRKLSIVRSKGVEQEEGSVSSERETSSSNPFDDTTKSKGHLIIDDVLEEKTKDVENYKTSVKTVALCVFSAVAFGVGLGLKDGVGKASEFFAGYLLEQSLSVDNLFVFVLIFKYFKVPLPYQNRVLSYGISGAVIFRLSLILLGTATLQRFEAVNLLLASILLYSSFKLFFTGEDDDEDLSENFIVKTCQKIIPVTSQYDGNRFFTVVNGAWKATPLLLTVAVIELSDIAFAVDSIPAVFGVTRDPFIVFSSNLFAILGLRSLYTLISESMAELEYLQPSIGIVLGFIGCKMILDFFGYHVSTEVSLGCVATTLSAGVLLSLLKKSA, encoded by the exons ATGAAATTAGCTTCGATAATTCAAAATGGGATGCATCACCCGCTTAAATTTGATTTGGGAGTGGGATTGCTTAGATTTACTCCAGTTTCAACTTCTACTCGGTATCCTAAATGGGTTCATCTTCAAATCACTCATTTCCCCAATCGTTCCTTCAGTTCAG GTGTTTGTCGAAATCGTTGGACGCGGAAGTTATCGATTGTACGCTCGAAAGGAGTTGAACAAGAAGAAGGATCTGTTTCTTCAG AGAGGGAGACATCCTCCTCCAATCCATTCGATGACACCACCAAATCTAAAGGCCATCTCATTATTGATGATGTTCTAGAAGAAAAGACCAAAGATGTTGAAAATTACAAGACATCTGTTAAAACTGTAGCCTTGTGC GTGTTCTCAGCTGTAGCATTTGGTGTTGGTCTGGGATTGAAAGATGGAGTTGGAAAAGCATCAGAATTCTTTGCAGG GTACTTGCTTGAACAAAGCTTGTCTGTGGATAATCTTTTTGTGTTCGTTTTGATATTCAAATACTTCAAAGTTCCACTTCCTTATCAG AATCGAGTGCTTTCATATGGTATATCTGGTGCAGTAATCTTTAGATTGTCATTAATACTTCTTGGAACTGCAACACTTCAG AGGTTTGAGGCTGTTAACTTGCTACTGGCATCAATACTTCTGTACTCATCCTTTAAG CTGTTTTTTACtggtgaagatgatgatgaggatCTATCAGAAAATTTTATTGTGAAGACATGCCAAAAGATTATTCCTGTAACAT CTCAATATGATGGCAATAGGTTTTTTACAGTTGTGAATGGAGCTTGGAAA GCTACACCTTTGCTTCTAACTGTAGCAGTAATTGAACTCAGTGACATTGCATTTGCT GTTGACTCTATACCTGCAGTTTTTGGTGTGACAAGAGATCCCTTCATTGTTTTTTCATCTAATCTCTTTGCCATTTTAG GTCTACGATCTCTATATACACTGATTTCAGAAAGCATGGCAGAATTAGAGTATCTACAG CCCTCCATTGGCATAGTTCTGGGCTTCATTGGATGCAAAATGATCCTAGATTTCTTTG GGTATCATGTATCAACTGAGGTTTCTCTAGGATGTGTAGCCACTACTCTTAGTGCTGGGGTTCTGCTGAGTTTGTTGAAGAAATCAGCTTAG